In the genome of Eschrichtius robustus isolate mEscRob2 chromosome 2, mEscRob2.pri, whole genome shotgun sequence, the window ACAAGAGGCAACCCAATTCTCTGGCGCTTTGCAAAATTTTAGAGGAGTTGGGAGGAGACAAGTGAGGTCTGAAGATCCTGGGCTTCGCAAGTGAAATTATCGTTGAGCTGGCGTAACAAACCCTACTGTTCTTGGATGCCAActgcccaggaaaactgagtctcagCACTTAGTATCAGTTGGAATCTGCGGAGCACTCCCTGCCAAGCCAGGAAACCTGGGGGAGAGCGACAGGGCTATCTAGTAGACCAGCTGGTGTGTGTCACTGTGACTTTGAAGCAGTTGCACTTCATAATATTCATAATAtggatttaaatattaaaatagtcaaatcaatattaaaaatattaaaagaagcctTACCAAATTACGACAGTCtgcattgaaaaatatattttaaatgatttatatcAACTGAAAATACTAACAACACAATATATTCTGCCAGTCAAAAATaacctaaaataaaattaaaagcaaaacacaTTTCAAATTATGTACATATGCATTTAATTCTGGGGATGGGTCTGATAAAGAATATAGTAGCTTTTTAGAAGACTGcaatttttagaaatcagaacttAGAAAGAAAAGTGGGCCTAGAATAAGAGATCAGATAATAGAATATCAAagattcaaattattttctatggAGGCTTTTAATTAGACTAATTTCATCCTTTAAAAACTGTGGGACTGGATTATGAAATGGATGAAACTAAACCTCAATAAAAgtcatttctttccttaaaacTCTCTAATGGCGTCTCTTGTTTACAGATAAAGTCCAAGCTCCCAAACATGGAACATAAAACCTCCTTCTCTTGTACCTAAGAACTTCGAATGGTGGTCTCAATTCTTAACACTCCTGCCCCACACAGGGCTTACAATTCttgacacacacaccccagcttTTTCTATTGTGAGCTTTGTTCACAGTACTCATTCTGTCAACTCCCACTCTCATCCTCAATCAAAATGCACTGCAGGCATTACTTTTTCTAAGTAGCCTCTTCTAACTTCTCCAGACTTTGTTAGGTACTCCTGTGTGTTTCTATAAACCCAATTACTGCACTTAATACCTAATGATGAGTTCTGCTGTTTCTCCTACCAACTAAACTGTGAATTCCTTTCAGGGAAGCAAATGTGTCTTATTTATCTCCGTATCCCTGGTATTTAACATAGTGTTTGCCAtgctaggcactcagtaaatgtttattgaagaaAGGACTCAATGGCATTTAACAAGACTATTATTGATAACTCTTCAATCTAGTTTAATTGAAGGTAACCTAGGCCTATGTAATTTTAGACAGAATGAGTCgtaaatacagacacacacagttGTTTTATTCATTGATGTTTTAGCCTCAAAGAACCAAAGATGTAAACAGATATGTATTAAGTATGAAGAACTGGGGATCCCTCTGAGAGGTTTTAGCCAAcagaagatatggagaaaagaaatACGGAACTGCATGGGGCGTAGGTCCATCAGCCCAAAAGCAATAGTCTCAAAGTATTCAGATAATCAGGTTACAGATACAAATCTAAACATAAATTCTGTCTGCATCTAGTGAAAATAACATACACTGGGTGGTAAGGATATGAACCAAATACCAATTATCTGCTTAAAGAAGTAACATGTGTTTAACAGTTATATTAATAAATTCAACTTTTACCGTTTACAGAATGCTACCTGCTTATCTGTAAcaatttataaatgaatataataatttatattctaaatgaaaataatttctaaaataatattatttgaacTATTGATAATCATATATATTAAGGACTAGAAGGGATCTCAGAGATAATTTGGTacaatattttatagatgaaagacaccaaggcccagagaaggtAAACGACTTTGTTGAAGGTCACACAGGTACCCAGAACGACTAGGacttgtttttttggccaccgtgcggcatgcgggatcttagttccccgaccagggattgaacctgcccCTTGCAATGGAAGCGCCGACAACTAGGACTTTTGGATTTTTACTACTAAGTTCAGTTTACCTTATGCTACATATTGCCTGAGAGGAAATGTCACTAATTTTCTCCTACAATATATTAGTGAGATTTGCATCTAATcccaataataataacaagatCACTTCAGAAGAAAATTActttagtaaaaataaatgaattttattcaGATGAGATCTTTCATAAACTATTCTCAGACTATGGGAAATTTACTCAAGAATAATTCCAAGAgttttttctggggaaaaaaattactgaacattaaaatcttttaatttGTGAACTCTATTAGCTAATGAGGCCTGAATTTTATATAACTCTCCTGAGCCACTGATTGTCTCATCATTCAGATAACAAATCTGATAAGCCAACTTATTATCTCTTCAATTAACAGAAGTAAAACTTACAAATAACTGGATCAACTCTTGTGTCACTACAATTATCATTTTTAACCATGTTACACACTCAATAGGACGAGACCATATGTTTGCATGTAGCATTTTCTaatcactttttaaagtttttttttttacttatttttttcatacTGATAACCAAAGGAttgtattttcataaaatatagtTTTCAAAAATACATAAACTACAGCAAAGGCAAAACAAACCCTTAAAAACCTAGTAGCTCTGTGTTTCTCTCCAAATAACTAAGCTATTTAAACAAGAGGATTTCTTTTTAAGGAGGCCATAGGACTAAGTTAGGTTATGGAAAAGCTACAAGTGTGAGCACTTCCATGGCCGTAATGTTAGAAAAGGGATGTGGATGTAGCTTCCCTAGAATCTGCACAAGGTAAGCATATGCTAAGAGGAGTTATGAGGCTCTCCCAGTCTTACTGAGGTCATGCCGGATAGGAGTGCTGGGTGAAGGAAGAATCAGTACACCTTTCCAGCCTGTGAGGTTATGTGTACTTACCTGATTTCATCATAATGAATTCACCTGCAGCCATGTCTGTAGGCTGCCAATTTGAAAATTTATAACTGCACCACAGTGAGGTACTTACAATCTTTGGTGCTGTACCATGATAACTAGTTGACTTTCGATGCTGCTACAATAATAAGTATTTAACTTATTGGACGTAAGGGATATCCAAGTATTCAGCAAAGTAAGTAACATTGATcactgtgaaattaaaaaaatgtagaaacattTATATCTACAACTATGTGTTTGAAAATGCTGACTCATATAAAATTTCCATTGTTATATAAAGGCTTTCATGATGTAACTCCCTgactcttaaattttaaaaagtacagaatAAAATTCTTAATCCTAAATTTTTGTCACTGCTCCTGAGGTTTATGATTGAAGTCAAAGAGAGAAACACCCCAAACTAGTCATTTATGAAACCATAAATTCAGTGGAAACCTGCTTCAAAACTACAAATTATTtcagacaaatatatatatatgttcacatttataaaaaattTCCACATTACTCATAGAAACAAGCGTCATAAAATTTACATACCGAATACAATAAAAATCAGTTCTAATGAAGATTTAGCTGTTATCCTCCTAAATAAAAAGTTCTGTGTTTGAGGTATCTCTTTAAGACATGCCAATATGGCATATTTGTAAAACAACCCAGGAGTCTATCTTAAAAATCCTGCCCAACACAGCATCATCTCTACGAGACCTACAAGTAGGCTGAACTAGACTTGTCTTTTTAAGcaaggaagaaatattttgttACAAAAACCAAGGAGGCAGGTACTAGGAACTCTGCATCTCAGAAAACAGTGAaattttgttataaatattttcattatcatcttCCTGCCGTTgccattcatttaaaaagttcTGGTCAAGACCAATAAGTCAGCTTCATCTCCTGTGACATCCAAAAAAAGCCAAGACTTAAAAACAACAGTGAAGAATTCACTCTCTTTATACATTATCATAGGATATAAAGCTATGAAATTTTTCAGTGTCAAGTGCAAAGCATTATCCCCTACCTCACTTTAACACTGGAAGGTGGACACTTAATTCAGCAGTACTCATTAACTGCTACGTAGATTGCCTGTGTTGACTGTAGTAAAGCCATTTACAATCAACTTATGAAGTAATAACACtagccagacacacacacagaggaataccAAAAACGATGAGTTTTGTTGCACAAATATCCATACTTGGGGCATGGCTATCAAGTAATAAGACTGATTCAATACTCTATAATCATAGTACATTAAAATACTGCCAGACAGTAATGGCCCCATATATGAAAAAATGTCTATATGGAAAAGGCTGTGATTTATTGCAAAGCATAATTATATAGCAAATTTCAAGGAAAGTCTAATAATTTTCAAAaccaaattttttaatttaatggttCAGGCCAAAGTCTCAGTTACTTTTTGGAGATTTCAGAACTATTAGGGGCAGAggaatgcttttccttttttctcttctttttgtccTTTTTGTGATGCTTCCCCTTTTTTGActtactctttttctcttttttcttttctttcttctgatatttttgtttcttttgttttgaagtGTCCTCTTCAGTGGAACTGGATGAATAAGACCTATGAGTAATAATGCATGCTGACTGATAATTGTATTTATGGTTGATGGGTACATTTAAATGGAATTTGAACTGCCTTAAATCCTTCTTGGAACAAGGTGGGAGTATAAATATAAAGGAATTCAAACAAAATgtgctttatatatttgtattctcTTAAAATACTGTATTCAGAGTTTTTGCCACTTAGCcagagaaactaacaaaacaaatGTCTCTATTCTGCTCAGTTCTAGTTATGAGTTTTAAATTCAGTAAGgatgaaataatttttctgtgattttcagtttttcatcctGTGTACCCTTCAAAATCTTTCTTATAAGGCAAAGAAAATGGCATTTACCAACCCTCATTATATACACAATTCACTTGTGTATATAACTTGTTCGCATATTCTGTTAAAAGAGCCACAAAGGATACAATTATATAAAAAGGGCTGCAGTTGTACCTCcgtataaatgaatgaaagctgaaaattagcaaaataaaagcacttttgttttattttatttttcaagttaaagtacttgattcttttacatgcagaGTGATACAGATGAACACTTGcattctgaaataattttcacTAGTTACAGAAAGAATGCTTTTAAATGCATACTCTATTTAAATGAATGAGAATAACTTAtcattatactttatttttcttatattactCGAATactaaattgggaaaataaactGTAGAATTCTTTCCTCtaatgaaaaataacaaaaaatgaacaaaaaaatccaTCTCTCTTAAGAGATGTATAAAAAGATGTGCAACAATATCCAAACCCCAAATATGtgtgacaaaacagaaactgagttAATTTAAAATCTAAAAGGCATCCCAGAGATAGCTGAGTGATCTAAACATTAGAAGTTAAAACCCAAACTAAGAAAACCTAAGAGACATACAGTAGAAGGCAAAGTAAACACATGAGACTACAAGGTTGTGTCTGTAGAGTGACTCACTGTGTGAATTCCTTGACTGCCTTCGTTGATCAGGGACTCTCAGCCTCCCCCGTTTCTGTAACactgtgttccttcctcttccttgtcCACCTTCTCAGACTCTGGCCATCTCCTGAGCTTATTTTCTCATGTATTCTCTTGCACTCTCTTCAACTCTTTTTCTCAACTCTTGCCTGCTTTCCTGTTTAAAGACCTGCTTGACCTCTACATTCTAACCAGCGCTGCTTCTCTGCCTGCACTTTTTTATTTGGCTTTCTGGACCTGGGTTCTCTTTAAGGCAGAATGTTACACTTTGGCAGAGCAACCACATCAGGGGGCGTTACCTTTGCTAAGTGTACTTAGAAAAGTTCTTTTAATTTCAGGCCCTGTCTGAGATGGGTGAGGCCCAAGGTAGAGAGGCTTGAGTAAATAATACGTTACTCTAAAACCAGTACATGAAGAtgtggaagaaaacagaaaatctcaCTTCTCCTGTAAGCGATCCACATGCCGTGCTAATGCAAATGATTAAACAATACACTCATCAGACTACACGATACACTGAGCTCTACCTTCTTGTGTTAGTTCTTAAACATTATTAACTCCCAAAACCTGAAAGTGAGTTAACTTTTCCAATTTATAAAGTAGCTGAGGGTGTTAGAATGTACATATTACATGCTCTATAAAAACTACAAAGTGACAACACCTGATGTGCAGAACCTACTGTCAGAGAACTAAGGTCCAAGCTAGATATGACTACCTGCTAAATGCCCTAAAAAGTGTCTATATGTACATGTTTATTCTAGTGTAAATGAAAGTGCACTCATGAACCAAGGAAGAAGTTGCCTCTTAAGTCTTTTGATCAATTTCTTTAACCAGTTGTTGTTAAAAGAGTTGATAGTAAAAATTCATAGGTGGCTGATGAGAATTCTGAAAGATCTGAAGGTATTTTTAGCATGACAAATGAGTACATAAATcctattaataaattaatttattagccATGGCAATGATATTTTGAGAATACAAATATTTAAGCTCCAACTTCATACATGTGAGGACAAAATATATATGTGAAGAATTTAGACATATGTCCAATTAAAAACTTAACTGATGttctaaaacttaaaaattcTAGAATACAAATAGAATACATAAAAGAAGTGGATGGGgctgttatttatttatacctTGATTtgctccaaaaaagaaaatttaaggtgGCTGAGTGCTGACTTTATTTTTGATTCCTGACATGAAGGATTTTGTTATTTTACTGAAACAACTGAACATCTAACTCTCATTAAGATAATATTAAATTAACTGGACtataacatgaaaaataaaattttataatccaTCTAGATCCACagtcctgctttttaaaaaaaaaaatgttaaaaaaataccttttccttttttttttcaacttgattttctctttgctttttgcttttttcttctcctcttcttcattTATTCCTGTGTGTTGAGGGGAAAGAATCAGGTCACCATCAGTTTCTATACTAATATGGTATGTATACATTTTTTGAGTTTGGTTGTTGGTTGGTGAATTTCACTGGTTAGGATACTGCACTCTTTTTGTAACAATGTCCCCTTGATTATTTTTACTCATTAAAAACATTATAAAAGTGCTATATGCTTTTAATACAGATTTCAAATCTACTAAGTACATTaagtaaaaaattcaaatatttcatttctaattcctaAAGCAAATCAATGTCAACAGTTTGGTGGGTACTATTCCAGGCCTTAAGAAATGAAACAATACAAtcatgtataatttaaaaaatcttctttttCAAGCAAAATTAGGATCATGAAATCCTAGGGTCATGGGACAATAACCACATCTAATATTTCTGTCGTTGGTATCTTGGAAGGAGAGAATACATACTATTCTctatcttgttttttaaatacacaatttGGTATGTATTCTTCTAGGCTTTCTCTATACATAACCAAATACACACAAACATTCACTTATACAAACATAATTACATGTAAGTCccaagtttttatttcatttgaaaaatggattgtggcatataatatataatattttccaacttatttctttcacttaacactttttttgatattcttttattctaacaccatttgctgaaaagactattctttctatACAGAACTGCCTTTTCAcctctgtcaaaaatcaattgaactTCTGCTTCTAGGAAGATGAAGTAGATGTACTTTTCCTATTCCTCCCATTAAATATAACTACAAACCCCAGACATTACAAAAACAAGCATAAGAAGACTGTAAAAGGTGGAAAGACAGACACTAGCTAGGGATCTTGAAATCCAGAAAACGACACACTGCTGAGTTCCCCgaaatttctttttgctttatatagCCCAGACTTACAGCTGAAAAAGCCGGCAACCTGGCACTATCAACAGGTGCAGACAAAAATACCCCAACAATAGCCTGCTCTCTCTAGCCAAAGGACCAAGAAAGGGACAGCCTAGTGACAGGAAACTTTTAGATAATAACTGCCATTTCcagccaaacaccacagaaaaaaatGGGGCACCACCCCCACCCATGGTACCAAAGGCTGAGTGAAGAACATAGACTTCCCCCTGTGAGTCTGTGATGAGATATCTCAATCCCCCTTCCTGAGAAGTCTAAGTGGTGAGCCAAACTTTCATCCCCACTGACCAGTAATAAGACCTCCATTAACAGTGTCAGTGGAGACCACGCAAGGAGCCTGGACTTCAACCCCACCCAGCAGTAATGAGGCACTCCTCCCCTCCATGCTTAAGTATTGTCAGAAGAGACCTAATGAAAGTCAGTGCTTTCACTGTCACCCAGTGGTAACAAGACTACCCTCACCACGGTGTCAGGGGGCACCACACAGGGAGTTGAAATTCTGACCTTCACCCAGCAGTAACAAGAAGTTGTGTCCACCTTAGGATTTGGTGGAGGCTGAGTGGTGAAACTGAACTTTTATTTTCATCTGGCAGTAACAAGTTGGCATCCTCAATTTTCCTTCTGGAGTGGTACCAGAGAAAATCAGATGAAACAAAAGGTTGAAAGAAAAGCCAGAGTTTTATATATGTCCAAATTTCAACTGAAAAGAAATCATCAAatcagaagatgtggcacatatatacaatggaatattactcagccataaaaagaaatgaaatggaggcatttgtaatgaggtggatggagttagagtctgtcatacagagtgaagtaagtcagaaagagaaaaacaaatatagtatgctaacacatatatacggaatctaaggaaaaaaaaaaaaaaaaaaggccatgaagaacctagtggcaagatgggaataaagacacagacctactagagaatggacttgaggatatggggagggggtggggtgagatgtgacagggtaagagagtgtcatggacatatatacactaccaaatgtaaaatagatagctagtgggaagcagccgcatagcacagggagatcagctcggtgctttgtgaccacctagaggggtgggatggggagggtgggagggagggagatgcaagagggaagagaaatgggaacatattgtatatgtataactgattcactttgttataaagcagaagctaacacaccattgtaaggcaattatacttcaataaagatgtttaaaaaaaaaaaaaaaagaaccagaaagACCTCTAATTGAACACAAAATTAAACAATAGATGACAACACCACAATGACAGAAATATTAGAAttacctgaaaaagatttcaatgcagccatcataaaaatgcttcaatggGCAACAATGAAcatgcttgaaacaaatgaaaaaatagaaatccccaaagaaataaaaaatccaaagaagagggcttccctggtggctcagtggttaagaatccacctgccaatgcaggggacacgggtttgatccctggtccgggaagatcccacatgccgtggagcaactaagcccgtgtgccacaactactaagcctgtgctctagagcccgcatgtcacaactactgaagcccacacacctagagcccatgctccacaacaagagaagccatgacaatgagaagcccgtgcactgcaacaaagagtagcccctgctcgtcgcaactagagaaagcccgcacacagcaacaaagacccaacacagccaaaaataaaaacaaataatttaattaatttaaaaaaaatccaagaagaaacaaatagaaattttagaactaaaaatacaataaactgaAATAAGAAACTCAGTGGAAGGGCTCAAGAGCAGAATGGAAACACAGAGGAAATAATCACTGAACTGGAAGACAAAACAATATAAATCACCCTATCTGaatgacagagagaaaaaagacttaaaaagaacAGAGCTTCAGAAACCTGTGGTATAACAGCAAAAGAGCTAATATTTATGTCATTAGAGTCCTGCAAAGCAAAGATAAAGAAGGCTAAAAAAAAGGTGCTTGAAGAAATAATTGCTGAAAACTTCCTGAATTTGGTAAGAGACACAGACCTACAAattcaaaataaactcaaagaaattcatatcaagacacatcataattaagcTTCTGAAAactaatgacaaagaaaaaatattgaaagcagtcAGAGAAAAATGATATGTTACTTATACAAGCAAAACAATTAGAATGAAAGCAGATTTCTTATCAGAAAAGATGGAAGCCAGAAAGAAGTGGAACCCTGGAATCCTCtacccagtgaaaatattcttcaaaaatgaaaagagagatggcttcacaggtgaattctatcaaacatttagagaacagctaacacctatccttctcaaactcttccaaaatatagctgagggaggaatactcccaaactcatgctaggaggccaccatcaccctgataacaaaaccagacaaagatgtcacaaagaaagaaaactacaggccaataacactgatgaacagagatgcaaaaatcctcaacaaaatactagcaaacagaatccaacagcacattaaaaggatcatacaccatgatcaagtggggtttaccccaggaatgcaaggattcttcaatatatgcaaatcaatcaatgtgatacaccataggaacaaattgaaggagaaaaaccatatgatcatctcaatagatgcagagaaagcttttgacaaaattcaacacccatttatgataaaaaccctccagaatgtaggcatagagggaacttacctcaacataataaaggccatatatgacaaacccacagtcaacatcatcctcaatggtgaaaaactgaaaccatttccactaagatcaggaacaagacaaggttgcccactctcaccactatcattcaacatagttttggaagttttagccacagcaatcagggaagaacaagaaataaaaggaatccaaattggaaaagaagaagtaaagctgtcactgtttgcagatgacatgatactatacatagagaatcctaaagatgcgaccagaaaactactagagctaatcaatgaatttggtaaagtagcaggatacaaaattaatgcacagaaatctcttgcattcctatatgctaatgatgatttatacactaatgatgatcaTCACTAAGTGAtgatctgaaagtgaaagtaagaaaacactgccctttaccattgcaacaaaaagaataaaatatctaggaataaacctacctaaggagacaaaagacctgtatgcagaaaattataagacactgatgaaagaaattaaagatgatacaaatagatggagagatataccatgttcttgg includes:
- the SREK1IP1 gene encoding protein SREK1IP1 isoform X2 translates to MDHRESCNKDSVRAGCKKCGYPGHLTFECRNFLRVDPKRDIVLDVSSTSSEESDEENEELNKLQALQEKRINEEEEKKKAKSKEKIKLKKKRKRSYSSSSTEEDTSKQKKQKYQKKEKKKEKKMINVTYFAEYLDIPYVQ
- the SREK1IP1 gene encoding protein SREK1IP1 isoform X3, which produces MAVPAGHLTFECRNFLRVDPKRDIVLDVSSTSSEESDEENEELNKLQALQEKRINEEEEKKKAKSKEKIKLKKKRKRSYSSSSTEEDTSKQKKQKYQKKEKKKEKKSKSKKGKHHKKDKKKRKKEKHSSAPNSSEISKK
- the SREK1IP1 gene encoding protein SREK1IP1 isoform X1 — encoded protein: MDHRESCNKDSVRAGCKKCGYPGHLTFECRNFLRVDPKRDIVLDVSSTSSEESDEENEELNKLQALQEKRINEEEEKKKAKSKEKIKLKKKRKRSYSSSSTEEDTSKQKKQKYQKKEKKKEKKSKSKKGKHHKKDKKKRKKEKHSSAPNSSEISKK